From the Gemmatimonadaceae bacterium genome, the window TAGCCGATCTCGCGCGACGTGGCGAGTTGTTGCGCCTCGATGTTCGCCCCGACCTCCGAGACGATGCGGTTCACCTCGGCCAGGGCGCCGGGAGCGTTGCGATGGATGTTGAGGATGCGATGCGTCTCGGGGATGGGGGGGAGGTTCACGTGCGGGAAGTTGACCGCCCCCTCGGTCGAGCCGCGCTCGAGGAATCCAATGAAGGAGTGCGCCACCTCGATCCCGATGTCGCGCTGCGCCTCCTCGGTGTTGCCGCCCACGTGCGGCGTGAGGATGACGTTAGGCGCGTCGCGGAAGCCGACGTCGAAGGTGGTGTTGGTGGGCGCCGGTTCGGAGGGAAAGACGTCGAGCGCCGCCCCCGCGAGCTGCCCGCTGTGCAGCGCATCGCGCAGCGCGGCGACGTCGACCACCCCGCCGCGCGCGAGGTTGATGACGTAGCTCCCCTTGCGCAGGCGGTGCATCTCCGCCGCCCCGATCATCCCGCGCGTACGCGGCGTGTCGGGGACGTGCAGCGAGAGGAAGTCCGCCTGCTCCAGCAGCGCCTCGAGCGACGACACGGGGCGCGCCAGGCCTAACGGGAGCTTCTTCTGGATGTCGTGGAACAGGACGCGCATCCCGAACGCCTCGGCCAGGATCCCCACCTGCTGGCCGATGTGGCCATAGCCCACGATCCCTAACGAGCGGCCGCGCACCTCGTGCGCCCCCGCCAGGCTCTTGTCCCACTCTCCGCGATGCAGCTTCGAGTTCTTGTCGCCGATGCGCCGGGCCAGGGCGATGATGTTCCCCATCGCCAGCTCGGCCACGCTGCGCGTCGACGCGTGCGGGGCGTTGAAGACGGGGACGCCCTTGAGCGCCGCGTCATGGATCGCTACCTGGTCGGTCCCCACCGAGAAGCATCCAATGGCGAGCAGCCGCCCCGCGTGCTCCAGCTGCGCCGCGCGAACCTTGGTGCGCGAGCGAAC encodes:
- the serA gene encoding phosphoglycerate dehydrogenase, translating into MTTPTSFPRERIRITLLENIHPAARETLVDAGYSVEFIPRALDDDELNEVVAASHLLGVRSRTKVRAAQLEHAGRLLAIGCFSVGTDQVAIHDAALKGVPVFNAPHASTRSVAELAMGNIIALARRIGDKNSKLHRGEWDKSLAGAHEVRGRSLGIVGYGHIGQQVGILAEAFGMRVLFHDIQKKLPLGLARPVSSLEALLEQADFLSLHVPDTPRTRGMIGAAEMHRLRKGSYVINLARGGVVDVAALRDALHSGQLAGAALDVFPSEPAPTNTTFDVGFRDAPNVILTPHVGGNTEEAQRDIGIEVAHSFIGFLERGSTEGAVNFPHVNLPPIPETHRILNIHRNAPGALAEVNRIVSEVGANIEAQQLATSREIGYLVMDVNRELSDEVHARIAQLPMSVRTRILY